One genomic window of Hydra vulgaris chromosome 03, alternate assembly HydraT2T_AEP includes the following:
- the LOC136078509 gene encoding uncharacterized protein LOC136078509, producing MTQIIRYVRISDETCTIKESFVDFIESHQKTGKGLTTEITEKLEKDGLSISDCRGQGYDNGANMSGKYNGVKAHIHSLNESARFVPCAAHTLNLVGVHAAEVSPLMITFFGKGNSDTRWSTKKEAITPLHRQIKDVLQVLESIIHNPMTNAVTNFQVVRVDNIIKDSTEKTNQSGIDGGFPIKRKRKVKRIALYEAEDDSHLLTTETEFGSQCNLVFDSIVTQIEWRFEAVSCCIL from the exons ATGACTCAGATCATCAGGTATGTCCGCATCAGTGATGAAACCTGCACAATTAAGGAAAGCTTTGTGGACTTCATTGAATCTCACCAAAAAACCGGAAAAGGTCTTACAACAGAGATAACTGAAAAATTGGAGAAGGATGGTCTAAGCATTTCCGATTGCCGGGGCCAAGGCTATGACAATGGAGCCAATATGTCTGGAAAATACAATGGCGTCAAAGCTCACATCCATTCTCTTAATGAGTCAGCAAGATTTGTTCCATGCGCAGCTCACACTTTAAATCTTGTTGGTGTTCATGCTGCTGAGGTTTCCCCACTCATGATTACGTTTTTTGGAAAG GGAAATAGTGACACAAGATGGTCTACCAAAAAAGAAGCAATTACACCATTGCACAGACAAATCAAAGATGTTCTTCAAGTTTTGGAATCCATTATCCACAATCCCATGACAAATGCTGTCACA AATTTTCAAGTTGTTAGGGTGGACAACATTATCAAAGATTCCACAGAAAAAACTAACCAGAGCGGAATTGATGGTGGCTTTCCAATCAAGAGGAAGCGCAAAGTGAAGCGGATTGCACTTTATGAAGCTGAAGATGACTCTCACCTTCTCACAACAGAAACAGAATTCGGATCTCAGTGCAACCTTGTGTTTGACAGCATTGTTACACAAATTGAGTGGCGGTTTGAAGCTGTATCCTGCTGTATCCTCTGA
- the LOC136078510 gene encoding zinc finger MYM-type protein 5-like, whose amino-acid sequence MDEDELHSEISEIPVASEENFQHRGPATWPKITDKTRCFLIEQWPEQDRREFFPNTLCDFDNRMRHFSSKWYEKIHPNGKRFVRTWLQYSNKKDSLFCFCCLLFLTTKTNNFSEISKGFCDWKKLNLRIPEHENNNKHQRYYSDRKTLEKNLKEGKTLNSDLLRVISGEMKKRRDILKMIVDAILFCAKSNLSLRGTTEDIGQQNSGIFLSLIELISHYYPLVAKHITSVKAKKPQHPTFLLEFKMS is encoded by the coding sequence ATGGACGAGGATGAACTTCATTCAGAAATCTCAGAAATTCCAGTGGCCTCGGAAGAAAATTTTCAACATAGGGGTCCAGCAACATGGCCTAAAATAACGGACAAAACAAGATGCTTTTTGATTGAGCAATGGCCAGAGCAAGACAGAAGAGAATTTTTCCCAAACACGCTGTGTGATTTTGACAACAGAATGCGACACTTCAGCTCAAAATGGTATGAAAAAATTCATCCCAATGGTAAAAGATTTGTTCGCACTTGGCTGCAGTACAGcaataaaaaagattctttgttttgtttttgctgtttgttatttttaacaacaaaaaccaATAATTTCTCAGAAATTTCTAAAGGGTTTTGTGACTGGAAAAAACTAAACCTAAGAATTCCTGAAcatgaaaacaacaataaacacCAAAGATACTATTCTGATCGGAAAACTCTTGAAAAAAACCTCAAGGAAGGAAAGACCCTGAATTCTGATCTGTTGAGAGTTATTAGTGGAGAGATGAAAAAGCGGAGAGATATCTTAAAAATGATTGTTGATGCAATTTTGTTCTGTGCCAAGAGCAACCTTTCCCTTCGGGGAACAACAGAAGACATTGGTCAACAAAACAGTGGCATTTTTCTGAGCTTAATTGAGTTGATTAGCCATTATTATCCTTTAGTGGCTAAACACATTACGTCCGTTAAAGCAAAAAAACCACAACATCCTACTTTTCTCCTTGAATTCAAAATGAGCTGA